Genomic DNA from Trichoderma asperellum chromosome 5, complete sequence:
GCTTTACGGGCTTTGCATGCTATAACAAGCTTTCTGGGCTGCTGCATGTTAGAAGATTTGTTCCAGTATTGAGATTATAATCGAGTGGCACGGCTGAGCGCTCGAGACGAATgtcagctgctgctacaggCGCCTCTCGGTGCTGCTCTACAGTGCAGAGCGAGCTTCAAGGTGCGAAATGGTACGGGCGGCGTGATCTTTTGTGCGGCTGAAGCTGCCTAGAGGTAGATGTTCGATGCCGAGTAGATGGACGCTGTCCCATCTTCGTCTGAAGCATCTTAGCTGGATTCCTTTCCTTGTATGCTTTTATTTGCTTGCTACAGACTAACTTCTATGTGCACATGAACGCCAGTGGACAGTCATTAGTATGCAGCCTTGCCACACAACAGATCCCTCTTCTACAGGTTTCAAGTGAGCATCACCACTACGCGTCTTCTCACGCGTCTGATTCCAACATATTCCATCACCTCCAATAGCATGTGTCGTCTGTGCCAGTAGCAGCATCCCATAGATCCTCCACGCAGTCCGCTGCTCTCCtcgctctttctctccctcagcCAGCTTCCTTCCTCACGCCAGTCCACCAGGGACCAACCGCAATgaaagaaataaacaaaagcTTCCATCCAAAACCAGAGGAAATCGTAGGGTTCCAAAAATTCCCTGGCCGGGACGAACCCAGCCAGGAGTGGTCAGTGTATAGTTTTCAACTAGCAAAATTCCTCTCTCAGCTTATCGCTTCACGGAGAAGGAAAACGCCCGTGCACTTGGATGGGGaaggaaaggagagaaaagagggttGAAAATGTGGGAGGGCAGACGAGATTTTATAGTGGCAGAGTGGGGCCAGGAAGCGGGTATTACATAAGCCGGCGTCTGCTGCGTTTGTTGTTAGTGCTGGCAGGCAGCGAGACGCTAGCAGCAGGCAGCGGCCCAGCCGCAATTAGGTAGCTGCACCACCAGCAAGAGTCTATGAGAGCACTTTGTTTTGAGCAGCGCAATTCAAGAGTTATGGGATtgtgagaagaaaataagaagcaGCACAAGACTCTGCTGAGATTGATTGTCTGCACTCTGCAACTTGATACGCTTGCACCTGGTCCCTGGTTGTAGTACCTAGCTATGTATAAAATCgcttgtatatatataatgccCCATGTCCATGAGCTGTGGCTAGGACGAGCTAAAATTCGAGTTGCTTTCAACAGAGGACGCCCGTGATAACCAAATATGCTGAGAAAACAGTCAATGGCCTGATGATATGAATGTTGATGAGGCTCCTTTCCGTGCTTGAAATTTTTACAATTAATTCTCCTCCATTGATTAAAATCTCCCATATCGGCTGCACTTTGACTCATACCCATTACTACTAGGGAGATATGGAGCAGCACGGCAGCAGTTGGCTGCTCCAATATAGCTCAGAGGCTAAAAACTCTCTCTCAGCCTACAAGCTTTCCATTGATACACCACCAAGCTTGCAAGTCATACATtgactttaaaaaaataaaataaaaaatgctcAAATTCAAACGTGCTTATTCCACCGGCTTCGCCAATGCCATCCCGCCCGCCAAGCTGAAATACGTGCCCACGTCCGGCACGTATCCCAAGGGCTTCCTCGCCTCGGGCGTCTTCGTCGGCGTCAAGCCCGGCAACACCAGCAAGCCGGATCTCGCCCTTGTCACGTCCGACAGACCGGCCTCAGCAGCCGCCGTCTTCACCAAGAACAAGTTCCAGGCGGCGCCGGTGACGTTTAGCCGCAGGATTCTCCAGAGCAAGGCCAATGCCGGGCTGCGCAGCGTCATTGTCAACTCGGGCAATGCAAATGCCGTGACCGGTGTCGGAGGGCTGGAGGATGCGGCGAGCATGGCGAGAACGACGGACCAGAGGGTTGGCAGCGACGATTCGACGCTGGTGATGAGCACGGGCGTGATTGGACAGAGGTTGGTGACGCGGTTTTTGAAGACAAAGGATTTTGTCATAAACTGACTGTATGCATTTGTAGACTGCCTATTCAGAAGATTGTGGACCATATCCCCATGGCCTATCACCATGCTGGAGAGTCTCACAGGCACTGGCTGGACTGTGCCAAGGCCATCTGCACCACCGACACCTTTCCCAAGCTCATGTCCAGGTCCTTTGAGCTGCCTTCGTCTCCTGGAGTCGAGTACCGCATTGCGGGCATGACCAAAGGTGCCGGCATGATGGCCCCCAACCTGGCTACCATGCTCACCATCTTGGCTACCGATGCACCCATTGCGCCTAGTCTAATGAACCCTCTGCTCAAGTACTCGGTGGATCGCTCATTCAATGCTCTTACCATTGACGGCGACACCTCTACCAACGATACCGTGGCTCTTCTTGCcaatggcgctgctggcggcaAGGAGATTTCGTCTGAGCAGTCTGCCGACTACGAGGCCTTCAAGGAGCTCCTGACTGACTTTTCCGCCGAGCTGGCCAAGTACCTCGTCCGTGATGGCGAGGGAGCCACCAAGTTCGTCACGATCCGCGTTGTGGATGGTGCTTCCGAAGAGGCCTCTCGAGAAATTGCCCGAGCCATTGCCCGCTCCCCTCTCGTCAAGACGGCTCTGTACGGCAAGGATGCCAACTGGGGCCGTATCCTGTGTGCTGCGGGCTACGCACTCATTTCTCCTCCTGGCCAGCCTGTTAATGATGTCCCTGAGATTATCCCTGAGCGGACGAGCGTGTCCTTCGTCCCTACCGACGGCTCGgctgagctgaagctgctggtgaATGGTGAGCCAGAGAATGTTGATGAGCAAAGGGCGAGTGAGATTCTCGAGATGGAAGACTTGGAGATTCTGGTAAGGCTGGGTACGGGTGATAAGAGCATTGTCCACTGGACTTGTGATTTCAGTCACGATTATGTTACGATTAATGGAGACTACCGGACGTAGGCATGTAAAAATAGGGCGAATAATAAGTAATTTTGTGTTATTGTTTCATTTTGTTTggtgaatgaatgaatgctACGGCTTGTCACAGCTACCTATTCATTCAATTTCTATTCCAAAGCTTTTCCCATATGGTTTACCGTCAAATTTCCCAAGACACTCGCACCGCAATAGCGGAACATTCACATATCCAAAAAAGTGATCAAACTCCAAACTCCCTCTATCTATGTCAAcccttttacttttcttcttcttctatatcTCCTCTTTTAAGCGCTCAAAGTGCCCTTGGTGCTGGGAACCTCTCCCTCTCGGCCCTGAACCCTGGTAGTAGCCATGCGAATAGCCACGGCCAGCGCCTTGAAGGCACTCTCAGCCCTGTGGTGGTCGTTGTCGCCCCGCAGGCAGTCGACGTGCAGGGTGATGCGGGCGGCCTGGGCAAAGCTCTGCAGGCAGTGGGGGATCATCTCGCAGCTGAGCTGGCCGAGGTACTCGCGCTTGAGGCCCAGGTCGACGACGGTGTACGGGCGGTTGGAGAGATCGACGACGGCGCGGGAGAGGGCCTCGTCGAGAGGGGCGTAGGCATAGCCGAAGCGGGCGACGCCGGTGAGGGCACCGAGGGCCTTGGCAAAGGTGGCGCCGACGGCGATGCAGCAGTCCTCGGCAGTGTGGTGGTCGTCAACTggacgagaagagaaaaagagtcaGCAGAGCAGCCCATGCAAATCATTGATTGGTATAGTATATGTCATGACGCACTATGGAGATCGCCCTTGCAGTTCAGCGCCATGCTCCAGCCGGCGTGCTTGGCCAGCGCATGGAGCATGTGGTCCAGGAAGCCAATGCCGGTGTTGATGGAAATCACCTGCGACTTGCTGGTCTGCGAGGCGTGAGCGCTGGTGGCCTCGAGCAGGCGAGGGTCGGCATCTTGGGGGAGCTCGCCGCCGTCGATGCTGAGGGCGATTTGGATCGAGGTCTCGTTGGTGTCGCGGGACAGGGCCGCAGCACGGACGGGGAGGGGAGAAGCCATTGTTTGCGAGATTGACTGCGGTCGTTTGATTTCTTTAatcttgttttgttttggaaGAGAATTGGCTACCTTTTTATCTTCCAATGGGAGTCGTGCTAATGCTAAGGCTAAGTCATTTGCTTAGAGGCAGAAAGATTTGTCTCGCTCCTGTATCGGAGTTCGGGGTTGgtgggattttttttcttcttccctctttttgCCTCTAGTGGTCTCCAAGGTAGGCAGATTGTTTACAGTGGTGGCATTAGCACTAATTTGTTGCCCTGGAAATGGCATACAGTGGGCAGGGTCTCGCTGAACTCGCTGCATGGAGGGGTCCAATGCACTGAAGCTACCCCGCTATTTGCTCTATCCACCCCTGCAATGCAGCTGTAGATGGTCTGTGGTGCTACGGACGCGGATCGCGGCAGATTCCAGGTTGGAGCTTTCGCGTCAACATCGAGATTTGGATAGTCGATATCGCTACCTTATCCGCCAAACATCCCGCCATGCCACCCTGCTGAATCCTCACCCTATActggtttcttttccctctttctcttcttctttgctttcgTATTTGATTCTTTTTGGGACCCGTCCTCCTCATGCAACGTTCCGATCGATGctagaagatggagaagttTCTGAGGGATTGGAGACAGGATGCCCTCAACAAAGCGCAATATGAGTCGGCCATCTTTATTGGAGACAAGCTGCTGGCTTTAACTCGTCCGTGGCAAACACAACGCTCTTTTACTTTGGCTGGGATGCCTGGACTAATACGTGAAATTACCGATTCGCAGATGACGACAACGATGCCTTCTGGCTAGCCCAAGTTCATTTTGCGACCGGAAACTACACGCGAGCCCAAGCGTTCCTCTCCAAACAAGACCTCATCAGCCGCAACCCAGCCTGCCGTTATCTCGCTGGCCACTGCCTGATCAAACAGTCACGATTCGAAGAAGCTTTAGCTGTCCTTGGAGAGCGCAATCCGACACACCTGATATCCAATGGCCCGAGTAATAAGCGGAAAGCTTCAGCCCAGCCTCGAGGCGGACGCAGACGAGACGACGATGCGGGGGACGAAGAGGCAGCAACCCGACGATTCGAGGCGGCTATGTGCTTCCTCCGGGGCATTTGCTATGCGAAGCAAAACGCCTTTGACAGAGCCAAGGAATGTTACAAGGACGCCGTGAGGATTGATGTGCAATGCTTCGAAGCCTTCCAGCAGTTGATGAAGAATTCGCTTCTGTCGCCGGACGAAGAGTGGCAATTCCTTGACAGCCTAGATTTTGACTCAATACATCTATCGGGAGACCCCAAGTCTTCCCAGGAGGCGGCCGAATTCACAAAGATGCTCTACACGACACGACTGTCCAAATACAGGAATCCCGCTGCATTCGACACGGCATACGACTCGCTGTCAACGCACTATCAGCTGGCCGCTAATCCTGACCTGCAGCTTGCTCGAGCCGACTTGTTATATACACAATGCCGATACCGAGATGCCCTGACCATTACCAATGCCATCCtagaagaagacaaatacAACTTCGCCATATACCCCGTGCACTTGGCGTGTCTATACGAgctcaagatgaagaatctgTTATTCCTGATAGCCCACGATCTGGCAGATAGCCACCCTGAGGAGCCGTGTACATGGTTGGCGGTGGGCATTTACTACTTTAGCATCAAGAAGATTGCAGAAGCCAGGCGGTATTTTAGCAAAGCGAGCATGATGGACGCACATTTTGGCCCGGCCTGGATCGGGTTTGCACACACGTTTGCCGAGGAAGGAGAGCACGATCAGGCCATTTCAGCCTACTCGACCGCGGCACGCCTCTTCATGGGCACTCATCTACCGCAGATCTTCCTCGGCATGCAAAACCATGCTTTGAACAATATGACAATTGCTGAAGAGTTTTTAAAGACTGCCTACGGGCTGTGCAAGTCAGATCCGCTGCTTCTGAACGAGATGGGCATCGTCAAGTATCATCAGGACAAGCCAAAAGAGGCCATCCAGTACTTTACAGCTGCCCTCAAGGTGGCCGACGAAAATGATAGTGAGCCATCAGCATGGCTTGCGGCGAGGACAAATTTGGGCCATGCATTTCGCCGACTGCGTCATTTCAACCGTGCGCTGGCAGAATTCGACGAAGTATTACGGGCAGGCGGGAAGGATGCCGCCATTTTTAGTGCCAAGGGTCTTATTTTGATGGAACAGAACAGGCCACAGGAGGCTGTTGTTGTCCTCCATGAGGCCCTGGCCATCCACCCCCAAGACAGTATCGCAACAGAGCTCTTGAACAAGGCGTTGGAAGAGACGGCTTTGGTGGATGGCGCTGCAGAGGACGAAGCTGAAGACTTGGCGGATTTCGAGCAACACCTGGAAAGGAGGAAACTTGAAGCGTCGCACAAAGTCAATGGCAAAAGGACAGGCCGCGGAACAATGGACAAGGGGAAAGGCAGGCTCGGCAGACGGCGGACAATGTtgattgatgatgaggaagaacgGGAAGAGACCGGAATGGATATGACTGATGACAATGATGACGAAGCCTAGGAGGCGTATTGCGTACATCGGGGCTTGAATCGGGGCATGGATGAAGTTGCGGGAGTCAGCGTGGCTAACCTGCGGCGTTTTGGCGATTGAGTTTTGTCTGCTTACGGTGTTTTGTCTGCTTACGGTgccttgttttgttttgttttgaaGGCTGTTTGAAGACAGTCAAGGGATTGATTAGAACAAATTGCATGCATGAATAAATTTGGCAGTAATCATTGGCTTTTGTTACCGACGTACTATTATGAACCTGTCTGCCGTTATGGGGCTAATCGTTTTGACTAGCAGTGGATACTTGCTGCGCTTTGAAGATCAAGATCGGAATAGGTTGTCCCGTTTGAGGCTGCAAGTGGGTATGCGCTGCAGATCCCATCATCTGTCCAAGAACAATAGATATGGGGGGGCATCCATCTACATACTTCGTGCTTTGAGTTCCGTAAGTGGTTGGTTGCGAAGAGTCGTTGAATACAACGGAAGTCTTTTGCCGTCCACTATCATTCAAGCCATTAGCCTGTTTCAATAGCGGTATTCAATTGCGCTAACTTGTAATAGCTTCCCTTCTGCTCGGTAAAGCTCGCGTGCTCTAGGCAGGCCAGGCAGCCACTGCGACCACTAAAGTTAGCTGTCCCACTTGGTCGTTCGAGATGCCAACTTCACGGTTTGGCTCCGAAGACATAAAAATGCGCTTCATCTCCTCGTTTTCCCTCCATTAGTTTCCATCATTGGGCTTGTGGCTTCCAttccttcctctctcttttatgCCATTGTTAGTTGTAAGATTTTCAATCCTCTCGCTTTTGGCTTCCTCGGCCCATTGACGGCCTCATACATGCGCTGAGCCGATATCCCTGAAAGAAACTGAAACTCTGAACATCTTTCGCTGGCGGCTTGCGTTGTAGCTGCACTCGTCTTTCAAGATGAACATGGGAAACATTCTGCTGAATCTTGATCTGCTGCTGAGTCGCAATGGGTTTCCATTCTCGGGCCAGCTCCAAAACAACCGCATCGCTCGGCGCAACACGCCGTCTGGAGCTCATGACCTTATCCTGCAACCAGACACGCCCGAGAGTGCGCGCGACGGGAAGCTTTGGATTGTGGACAGAATAATGGAGCCGCAAACAATCCCCCATTTTCTCGAGTCCATGACGTTTGGAATTCTTTCCGATGGTTCCAAGTCAGCCTTTCCGCCACTCTCCGAGGAGGTTGTTGTGCTGATGCAGCAGCCCATGGCAACCTGGGCGCCGGCTCCATATGACGCCAGCCATGATATTCTTATACAGCAACTCATGATTCGCATTGGCTCTCATGAGGATGGATCGCGTTTGGTGCCCATAGAAAAGGGGCTTCACGCAATGAAGTCGCGGATATGGGAAGGCATCATGCCCCTTTCTGAGAGGCGCTGGAAAGACCTTTCCCTCGACTCTCCGCAAAACTTCCACGCGGCCTGCCAGTATATTGCCGGTGTGACAAACGTGTTTCACTATCTGAATCTTCCCCCGATCAAGGCTGCTCTTCGAGAGACTTATAACCTAATGTGGGGACATTTACGCCATTTCGAAGATGCGCTCAATGCCAAGAATAGGCTGGAGCAGAAACCAGAGGTTCAAATTGCGGCAAGATGGCATGAGTATATCAAGGCCCACTTCAACTCTGTCTCTCTACACGCCCACCGCTGGGTTATAGACAGCGTTGATCGTCTCCGCCGCCCTATCCTTAAAGAGCTCGAGACAAATACCTCGTCAACTGGGCTTGGGCCTGACCCGCAGCAGTGGGATTTGACAAACAAGCTTCATGATCTGTTGGAAAATGCAGCCCAAGCTGATTCAGGCATCTTTCTGCCGATGGATGGATATGAAGGAGAAAGCCTTCGTTCGCAGGACGATGCGCCGCCACGCCCTGGTGCCAACGAGCCGTATCGCACGGAACCCATCACCTTCTCGGCGAACACGCACGCTAGGAAGGGCGATTACTACTTGAGACTAAAATATCTTTCACGGACTGAGCTGTGGCTCGGCCACGAACGTCCAACCGATCAACCCCCTGAGCCCGGCCTGCCAACTGGCTTTGATCTGATGTCAAATACTGCACAGAGTGCTTATAGCCAAGTCACAGCTCAAGAGAAGACAAGATTAGAACTTCGAGGACCGCCAGTACCTTTGGGGTGTCCACTCTGGGTGGAAATGGCGAACCGATATCTCAGTACGCCGAATAACTTTGAATGGGGCTTCGTGGCGTACCGCCTTTCCCACGATCACACGGATGAAGAGTGGGAGCTGTTCAAGACCAAATTCGAGGCTGATGTGGAGAATTGGGGCCATGAGCTGAATGGAATCGACAATATTAGAGGACGTTCGGTGGTCCATTGGCTAGATGCTAAGGATTTGGACGTCGCTGATGACGATGTTGATGCCCTTAGAACGTACGTATTGACCTGCACACCCTTTCGTTTACGAGGAACCATGGACTAATCAGGTGCACatcttatagtaaattcCAAGAGTTCCGTGAATCAGCAGACTTCCCATCTGGTGTCCTCAGTGATATCCTCCTTGGTGCAGACAAGGGCGTCATCGACTCCTATCTCCACCCAACACCGGAACAGGGCGGATTCGTCATGGCCATTGATGCTGATTTCGATCCCAATGAAGTTGATGATGAGCGTTCAGAGGAGTCGCCGGGCTATAGTGGTGTCGTGCGTGTGCTTGGAAGCATTCTCTGGGACGATCTTGGCGCTCTTGTcaagacgcagacgcagcatTTGTTCGACGTGTGGCCGCTTGCGATGAATCACCCGCATAACGTGTATGAAGGGCCGCTTGGTGAGATTCAGTAAGCTGATGTTTTGGCTTTTTGAGGAacatcacttttttttttggagatttCGTGTATATTTTGTGATTTGGCTTCAAGAGGTTTTATATTGTGTCTAGTTTGTATGATATTGGAAAGGAGCTCATAAATAAGAATAGCTAAGAAAAATTGCTGAAAATGGTAAACAGttagaaaatatagtaaacAATACGTTGTATTAAGATTTTTGGCTGCTGCAAATTAAAAATTAGTGTCCAGCTGGGCTGAGCCGAGCTGTCCAGCTGACCGCCATCATGGGATCGTCATAGTGGCATCACATCTAATGAATAATATACGCAACATGAGGAATATCACGAAAAGGATTGTCGCAAATTGTCAATCCATTCTTCTCACGCAGAGAAGATGTGTTTGTGTGAAACGTTCCTATTTGTGTGACAGATCACTTCATATACAAAAGACCATGACCGAAATCGACAAGATCGGCCGCTTCATCGAAGCGATGAAGACAGTATATGGCCCATTTGACGAATTATCAAATGACGATGCACTCAGTTGGAATTTCCCCGATGAtcctggagctggaggccaTCGTGGTAGGTATCTCTGGACGGACGCTTTCGGAGTTGTCAATTTCATCACGCTGTTTAAAGAAACAGCCAAACCAAAGTATCTTACGCTGGCTAAGCGTCTTGTCACAACGGTACATGATGTTCTCGGCCGAACAAGAGATGGAGGCAAGAGACTTGACGGCGCTACGGATGAGGAGCCCTTGAGAGGAGGATTGAGAATCGGCAAAATGGATGCCAAGGGacacgatggcgatggacaGTATCATCACTATCTTACACTCTGGATGTTTGCGCTGAACCGCCTCTCCATTGCGGCGGACGAGGTGGAGTATAACGATCTGGCTATACAGTTGGCGAGATCCATTCACCCTCGCTTTCTCATGCATTGCCTGTCTGGAGATGTGCGAATGGTGTGGAAGATTACCGTTGATATGAAGAATGTGCTTGTCCAGACAGAGGGCCATCTCGATGCAGCGACGGGATACGTTGTATACAAACTTCTTCAGAGCACGGCAGCGAAACAAGGCCATCGAAATGGTGTGCTGAATCAAGAAATCAGCGATTACTGGAACCTCATGACGCGAAAGGGAAGTCTTTCTCCAGGAAACGACTTCTTAGACCTAGGAATGGGCCTTTGGATGTGCCATATATGGCGAGATGAGCCATGGGCTATGAAACTCTCCGACAAGGCTCTGGTCAGGGTCGAAGAGCTGCTCGGCCAAGATTCCGCGGTGATGCACCGAAGTGCATCCCAGAGATTGGCTTTTCGCGAGTTTGGCACCTGTGTTGGCGTTGCGTGCTGGGATGTGAATGATTATTTGGAAAGTCGGGTGGCGGCTTTGGTTCAATTCTGGGATAAGCATTTGGATAGCAAGGATACGGAGGATGAGTTGAAGCCGATATCGCGAGTTATGTATGCGACGGCTTTGAATGCTGGAGGTGAGGCTGTTTGGATTCTGAGAATTGCGTGCTGTTCTTTTGGCTGACTTTGAGTAGCATTCCGGAGAGGATACCTTGAGAACGACGAATGATGGATCATAGATTTCGCCACAGGGATCGATCAGAGTTTGTGTATGATGTGTTTTCTGAAGTAGCATGACCGCGGCGGAGTTATTCATTGGTCCTCGTAGTATCGATGATGCTGGCGTTGCTTTAGTTACTTGAGAAGCCAGTGTATTCAATCTCCATTCGGAGATTGTTAGTCACTAATTAGTAAAGTCggattttataaaacatCAAGTCAACAAAATGAGCAAGAACCCGTTGTTATACTGTCAGTTGCTGGAGATAAAACATCGAGCTGCGGGCCAGCATTTCCCAAAACTCCTGATTAGGCAACTGTTCCACCCTATTGCCGGCTCTAGGCGATGTCGTCGTGCTATTGGATCGCCAATTGGCAGTGGGTGGACTAGCAGCTCTAACCTTGCTGCACACGTTTTGCACTCATAGAGGCTCTTTTACTACTTAAAGACGATGCTTTTGTCTTCATCAAGTCAATGATTTACAATTGATTCCTTTAATTTACATCTAATCGGCATATTTGCGAAACTAGAAGCTATTTTACTCAGGGCGCATTTGTATTGCAAATATTCTCACAATGACTCAATTAACTCTAGCGTCCACATATAAAATGAAGTCGGGGTACGAGATTCCCGTTCTGGGCTTTGGGGTTTGTGACAATCCAGCATAATTCCGAGTACAGTATAGCAATTGACCGAGAACTCATAGACCGCAGCTGGAGCCAGCGAGGGGTTCAAAATCGGGCACGACAAGGCCGTCGTGGCTATTGTCCATGCACTAAAAGCCGGATACAGACATTTTGATTCTGCACGCATGTATGACAGCGAAAAGGCCTGTGGGGAAGCAATCAGGCTATCGGGCATCCCTCGCGAGGAGATTTTCGTAACCACCAAAGTCCGCAAGGGCGGATACAAAGAGACCAAGAAGGCTGTTGAGAAGAGTCTTCAGGAAACGGGTCTGGACTACATCGACTTATATCTCAACCATAGCCCGTACGGCGGCTCAGAGGCGAGAAAAGGAACGTGGAAGGCCTTGGTAGAAGCAAAAAGCGAAGGGAAGATTCGATCTATTGGAGTGTCCAACTATGGCGTGCACCATCTTGAGGAGACCCTGGCATACATCAAGGAGCTTGAGGGCGAGCTTGGCGAAGGAAATGCAGGGGAGATTAGCGTTGGCCAGTGGGAGCTGCATCCCTGGTTGGCGCATCCAGACATTGTCGAATGGTGCAATAAGCATGGGGTTGTGATAGAAGCGTATTGCCCAATTACCAAGGGACAGAGATTCGACGAACCGCAAGTGCAGGCTCTTATGAAGAAGTATGGGAAGACGGGGGCACAGATTTTATTGCGGTGGAGTCTACAAAAGGTGTGTAATCGCCGATGCTTGAGAGCTTTATTGAGTTTCCATTCTAACAAATAGTTTATAGGGCTTTGTCCCTTTGCCAAAGAGCGAGACACCTTCTAGAATTGAGGCTAATGCGGAGCTCTACGATTTTGAATTGACGGAAGAGGATATGGCAACACTGGATATTGACTCTTATTCACCAACGACGTGGGATCCTACAGTCAGCCCTCTTGATAATTAAAGGGAGTAACGTTCACCCCCCAAAATACATCTCTTGGAAAATATAGAGCAATGGGAATGGGTCTTTAACGTGGGCTAGAGTCATTATTACACTAAAAGACGGGAGGACACTGTTTGCCGCCGCTTTCAGCTGGTGTTTGGCGCCATTTCAAGCGGCTTTTACAGCGAGAGGATCGGCTACGTATATTATGAACAGATATACCATACTAACATTTAGATATTCGacattttatattttaaaatttggCTTGGAAAGTTTATCAATCAATATCTACAGCCTTGCAAGCTGTATGGCGTCCCAATGACAATCTACACAATCCTTAATCTCCCTTTAGCAACTTGATTCGCTCTATATCTCTAACCAGATGATGCACGTCTAtctacttcttctcatcTAGGTTTAGCTACCAGGTCTAGCTCTGCCTACTTGAATCATTCTCAGATACTTTATCCACTCTTAGCTGCAGAGCCACTCTCAACCTCCCAAAACTTTCTATATCTTGCCACAGCACCTCGACCatctttccttcctttatcATTACGCCTTCCAACACGTCGAGGACACTTCTCCCCAACACGTTGAAGCCACTCCTCGTcaggttgctgctgcaaacaATAATCGGGCGTGGCCTTCGCCTGGAGCAGAATTTCAACAATATCCCAATAGCCGCCGATGATGGCAGCATTCAATGCACTGCCATACATTCCACCGCGCGCGTCAACGTCAGCTCCTCTACTCAACAGCAGCTGTACTGACTCGGTTTGGCCTGAGAAGGCGGCTGCCTGCAGAGCCGATCCGAAAATTCCCCCCTGGGCATTGACGTCGATGCCTGGGCATTGTTCGAGAAGGAACTTTGTCCTCGCCGAGACAATGTTAATATCGCTAGGAAGGTCTTCATTCTGTAGTAGCACTGGCGCACATGCCGTCTGGAGTGCGAATCCAAATATGCCACCCTTAATATTGGCGTCAGCACCAAGTTCGAGCAGAAAACCGAGTATGTCATGCCATTCCTGCATAAGTCCATATCTTGTATCCCATTCTTCTATGGCGGCGTTTAAAGCGGTGCCATATTCTTTGTGCACATGGTTGATATCGATGGCCTGATCGAGTAAAAGTCGGAGCACATCAACGCTTCTGCCCTGAGCGGCTGCGTACCAGGCTGCGTAGTTGTGGTGACGAACGTCTGCTCCCAATTCAATCAGTAGTCGCACCAACTTCTCATCACCATATCTACAGGCAATAGTGAGCGGTGCTTCGTATTTTTCATGGTTCACATTTACATTAGCGCCGTGTTTGATCAGTAACTGTACCAGTTGTACCACATCATTTCCCCGGCGGCAACTGGCACAGGCGGCTCCAAGCGCTGTCCCATGTTTGCCAGCTTCTGCATTTATATCAGCGCCATGTTTGAG
This window encodes:
- a CDS encoding uncharacterized protein (EggNog:ENOG41); translated protein: MLFPNREVAMEIVHLLIENGAVEGGTVISGVVVNRDDSLCRDESFWGLATERPAASVCSSAVEVLKLLLDNGAKIDQSDYTDSGIALLLFACIRQNQEEARSLLDRGTDVNAESAFYGTPLHAVIEFTPFIKVSTSEEEDRLKEETMLIVQLLISKGACVNQINQKGENQDTPLHAACRNSFIDVGIVQLLLKHGADINAEAGKHGTALGAACASCRRGNDVVQLVQLLIKHGANVNVNHEKYEAPLTIACRYGDEKLVRLLIELGADVRHHNYAAWYAAAQGRSVDVLRLLLDQAIDINHVHKEYGTALNAAIEEWDTRYGLMQEWHDILGFLLELGADANIKGGIFGFALQTACAPVLLQNEDLPSDINIVSARTKFLLEQCPGIDVNAQGGIFGSALQAAAFSGQTESVQLLLSRGADVDARGGMYGSALNAAIIGGYWDIVEILLQAKATPDYCLQQQPDEEWLQRVGEKCPRRVGRRNDKGRKDGRGAVARYRKFWEVESGSAAKSG
- a CDS encoding uncharacterized protein (EggNog:ENOG41), producing MYDSEKACGEAIRLSGIPREEIFVTTKVRKGGYKETKKAVEKSLQETGLDYIDLYLNHSPYGGSEARKGTWKALVEAKSEGKIRSIGVSNYGVHHLEETLAYIKELEGELGEGNAGEISVGQWELHPWLAHPDIVEWCNKHGVVIEAYCPITKGQRFDEPQVQALMKKYGKTGAQILLRWSLQKGFVPLPKSETPSRIEANAELYDFELTEEDMATLDIDSYSPTTWDPTVSPLDN
- a CDS encoding uncharacterized protein (EggNog:ENOG41); amino-acid sequence: MTEIDKIGRFIEAMKTVYGPFDELSNDDALSWNFPDDPGAGGHRGRYLWTDAFGVVNFITLFKETAKPKYLTLAKRLVTTVHDVLGRTRDGGKRLDGATDEEPLRGGLRIGKMDAKGHDGDGQYHHYLTLWMFALNRLSIAADEVEYNDLAIQLARSIHPRFLMHCLSGDVRMVWKITVDMKNVLVQTEGHLDAATGYVVYKLLQSTAAKQGHRNGVLNQEISDYWNLMTRKGSLSPGNDFLDLGMGLWMCHIWRDEPWAMKLSDKALVRVEELLGQDSAVMHRSASQRLAFREFGTCVGVACWDVNDYLESRVAALVQFWDKHLDSKDTEDELKPISRVMYATALNAGAFRRGYLENDE